A genomic region of Pseudoalteromonas piscicida contains the following coding sequences:
- the fldB gene encoding flavodoxin FldB — MSTRIGLFYGSTTGNTEAAAELIKANLNQFTIDLFDIADTELTLTENYEFLIFGISTWEYGGLQDDWESRWESLAQQDFSGKIVAIFGQGDQVGYDEWFQDGIGILHDKLTEQGATAIGYWPNSGYHFTKSKGLNEDGSEFLGLSLDDDNQPELTEQRINDWCQEIAAVLQELACETA, encoded by the coding sequence ATGAGTACTCGTATTGGCCTATTTTATGGCAGCACAACAGGTAACACTGAAGCCGCAGCAGAATTAATAAAAGCAAACCTAAACCAGTTTACCATCGACCTCTTTGATATAGCAGACACCGAATTAACCTTAACCGAGAACTATGAATTTTTGATTTTTGGGATTTCAACGTGGGAATACGGTGGTTTACAGGATGATTGGGAATCACGTTGGGAGAGCCTAGCACAACAGGATTTCAGCGGAAAAATCGTGGCTATCTTCGGTCAGGGCGATCAAGTTGGTTATGACGAGTGGTTTCAAGACGGTATCGGCATCTTACACGATAAACTAACCGAACAAGGCGCCACAGCAATTGGTTACTGGCCAAATTCAGGTTACCACTTCACCAAGTCGAAAGGGCTAAATGAAGACGGCAGCGAGTTTCTCGGCTTGTCGCTTGATGATGATAACCAACCAGAACTCACCGAGCAGCGCATCAACGACTGGTGCCAAGAGATTGCCGCCGTGCTTCAAGAGCTTGCCTGCGAAACAGCTTAA
- a CDS encoding phytoene desaturase family protein, whose amino-acid sequence MSKNTKSVIIIGAGMSGLSTAAYSQMNGYETTIFELHETPGGCCTSWQRKDFTFDWCLSWLKGTGHKDEMSLIWNELGCLDDVSIYHINTFNTVIFPDGQKVTFHADPDKLELSLIEQFPEDTKHIKEFCGYIRKLAGCSPHFPFLKNTGLMTWWEKAKMMWKLLPYMKTLMNTMSISIEDYSKRFNNPILAESLNWIIYDRLGSFPVMPFAFNIANAADKAIGVPDVGSLGLAKKLASRVKKLGGKIHYKAKVDQILVENNKAIGVRLSNGQEHFADYVISASDSYNTTQHLLRGAYPHPVMDKMYSHLHNDPKGIIFPSLVAVFIAVNKDYTDHDPYSTYLIDDKLKSELIGINHGGIAVQVRSTLLPKQAPEGKSVLYITYLTDSQPWQNLNANSVQSEHISIGRNSHTRRRRSVEYKVAKKGVGSKILQFLSQHFEELENNVEFIDVVTPLTCERYTKNYNGTVLGWDPFSPYSEEFEKYINRHGPTLPHLDNFYFSGHWGTSNGVAQAVASGRHIAQYLCLQDSKRFRVTPFLSNANTATQPKENEQYA is encoded by the coding sequence ATGTCAAAAAATACAAAATCAGTCATTATTATCGGAGCTGGCATGTCAGGTCTAAGCACCGCAGCATACAGCCAGATGAATGGTTACGAAACGACAATATTTGAGCTACATGAAACTCCCGGAGGATGCTGTACTTCTTGGCAGCGAAAGGACTTTACTTTTGATTGGTGTTTGAGTTGGTTAAAAGGCACAGGCCACAAAGATGAGATGTCTTTAATTTGGAATGAACTAGGTTGCCTCGATGACGTTTCAATCTACCATATTAACACATTCAACACCGTAATTTTTCCAGATGGACAAAAAGTTACTTTCCACGCAGATCCCGATAAGCTCGAGTTAAGTTTAATCGAACAGTTTCCTGAAGATACCAAGCATATTAAAGAGTTTTGCGGCTATATTAGGAAACTAGCTGGTTGTAGTCCCCACTTTCCATTTCTAAAAAATACTGGACTCATGACATGGTGGGAAAAAGCTAAAATGATGTGGAAGTTGCTTCCCTATATGAAAACATTGATGAACACAATGTCTATCAGTATAGAAGACTACTCAAAACGCTTTAATAATCCTATTTTAGCTGAATCTCTTAACTGGATAATTTATGACAGACTTGGGAGTTTTCCAGTTATGCCCTTCGCTTTTAATATTGCTAATGCCGCGGATAAAGCGATAGGAGTTCCGGATGTCGGCTCATTAGGATTGGCTAAAAAGTTGGCTAGCAGAGTGAAAAAACTAGGTGGAAAAATCCACTATAAAGCGAAAGTCGACCAAATTTTGGTTGAGAACAATAAAGCTATTGGGGTACGACTAAGCAACGGACAAGAACACTTTGCAGATTACGTGATCAGCGCAAGCGATAGTTACAACACAACACAACACTTATTAAGGGGTGCCTACCCTCACCCTGTAATGGATAAAATGTATAGCCATCTGCATAACGATCCAAAGGGCATCATTTTTCCTAGCTTAGTTGCCGTATTTATTGCCGTTAATAAGGATTACACTGATCATGATCCTTATTCAACCTATCTAATAGACGATAAACTGAAATCAGAGTTGATAGGTATTAACCACGGCGGAATAGCTGTACAAGTTAGAAGCACTCTATTACCAAAGCAGGCTCCTGAAGGTAAGTCAGTGCTCTACATTACTTACCTTACTGACAGTCAACCATGGCAAAATTTAAACGCAAACAGTGTTCAATCCGAACATATCAGTATTGGACGAAATAGTCACACCCGTCGAAGACGCTCTGTAGAATATAAAGTCGCCAAGAAAGGTGTTGGCTCCAAGATACTACAATTTCTTTCTCAGCACTTTGAGGAATTAGAGAACAACGTTGAGTTTATAGATGTTGTCACACCGCTTACTTGTGAACGATATACCAAAAACTACAATGGCACAGTATTAGGTTGGGACCCATTCTCTCCTTACTCAGAAGAATTTGAAAAATACATCAACAGACATGGGCCCACTTTACCTCACTTGGATAATTTCTATTTTTCGGGTCACTGGGGAACATCAAATGGTGTAGCTCAGGCCGTGGCTAGCGGCAGACATATAGCCCAATATCTTTGTCTACAAGATAGCAAACGGTTTCGAGTTACGCCTTTTTTAAGCAATGCCAATACTGCGACGCAACCAAAAGAGAATGAACAATATGCATAA
- a CDS encoding sterol desaturase family protein: protein MHNLATKNRAAKAMSILCYPVIFLIVSAISLLAITEKLELGITTFFTVLFVIFYFVVMERINPFRHSWHPSKKEWQRDGRYFILVMIYGAIGAGIIRTISIYLAPQENALTLSQNVFLAILVSSFTGYWLHRLQHKYLSLWSFHGIHHTPNKVTTSNNVVVHLFEVIISAVTIQLIFLLLGFSAESVFIAGQFTVLQGYFIHANINVKMGWLNHLIATPELHRFHHSTNLQEAGNYGSELSIWDKAFNSFQYHPERSPQEIGVTKPHLFPAPSAIGLGILHPFKWFISSKGKRPNYSNIDKRTANRPKKVPSTTHDIG from the coding sequence ATGCATAACTTAGCTACAAAAAATAGGGCCGCTAAAGCTATGAGTATACTCTGCTACCCAGTCATTTTCTTAATAGTTAGTGCAATTAGTTTGCTTGCGATTACAGAAAAACTAGAACTTGGTATCACTACTTTTTTCACCGTTTTATTCGTTATTTTTTACTTCGTTGTGATGGAAAGAATAAATCCTTTTCGGCATAGCTGGCATCCAAGCAAAAAGGAATGGCAGAGAGATGGACGTTATTTCATTTTAGTGATGATTTATGGCGCGATTGGCGCGGGCATCATTCGCACCATCTCCATTTATTTGGCACCTCAGGAAAATGCACTAACACTGTCACAAAATGTGTTTCTAGCAATCCTCGTTAGTTCATTTACGGGATATTGGCTTCATAGATTGCAGCACAAGTACCTATCTTTGTGGAGCTTTCATGGTATTCACCATACTCCGAACAAGGTAACAACAAGTAATAATGTTGTTGTACATCTATTTGAAGTAATTATAAGCGCAGTTACGATTCAACTTATCTTTCTATTATTAGGCTTTTCTGCCGAAAGCGTATTTATTGCCGGTCAATTTACGGTATTGCAAGGGTACTTCATACACGCCAATATCAATGTCAAAATGGGATGGCTAAATCATCTTATTGCAACCCCCGAGTTGCACCGGTTTCACCACAGTACCAACTTACAAGAAGCAGGAAACTACGGCTCTGAACTAAGTATTTGGGATAAAGCCTTTAACAGTTTCCAGTACCACCCCGAGCGCTCACCTCAGGAAATTGGTGTTACTAAACCACATTTATTCCCTGCCCCTTCGGCCATTGGACTTGGTATTTTGCACCCTTTTAAGTGGTTTATAAGTTCAAAAGGCAAACGTCCAAATTACAGCAATATTGATAAACGCACGGCAAATAGGCCGAAAAAAGTGCCATCAACAACCCATGATATTGGATGA
- a CDS encoding MATE family efflux transporter: MKDLTQGSIPKHIISMALPLAIGMLVHTLYMFTDLYFVSQLGDAETTALSLVGNVLFFIFAISQILNVGTATLIANSVGKKNQAESNSIFNQAILLSCILGLVVLSFGLFVIQFYLQHTTTDLAVREAAMIYTKWFIPCLAMQFLFITLGAAMRGIGIVKPMMFAQLGSLLLNILLSPLLITGWGSIPSMGISGAGLASSISMILAIVVTLLYFRKADGYLRIDLKAWKIDHSTIKKLLVIGGPVGLELTLTFCYISLTFWAIKDLSTDVQAALSIGSKIIQGLSLPMMAVVFSLPAVAGQNFGANNLARFRYAFFWVMCCVSIIMLLMSVIAINCGHLLATPFSNDANVIEQTQYFLEIVAFNFIATGIVYSCSGIFQATGNTFPSLISNASRLFTFVLPVIWLVITQRVSVELLWHLSVITVVIQAALSLYLARNHLGLIASKISATDYSVKEVS, encoded by the coding sequence GTGAAAGATTTAACTCAAGGCTCAATTCCAAAACATATCATATCAATGGCCTTGCCATTGGCTATCGGTATGCTTGTCCATACACTTTATATGTTTACCGACCTCTATTTTGTATCTCAGCTAGGTGATGCAGAAACGACGGCACTCAGCTTAGTTGGCAATGTACTCTTTTTTATTTTTGCGATTAGCCAGATTTTAAACGTTGGAACCGCTACATTAATTGCGAACTCCGTGGGTAAGAAAAACCAAGCTGAATCAAACTCAATCTTCAATCAAGCGATTTTATTGTCCTGCATATTAGGATTGGTGGTGCTATCTTTTGGGCTATTTGTAATCCAATTTTACCTTCAACATACCACTACAGACTTGGCAGTTCGAGAAGCGGCTATGATTTACACTAAATGGTTTATTCCTTGTCTCGCAATGCAATTTTTATTTATTACTTTGGGAGCAGCGATGCGAGGTATAGGAATAGTTAAACCTATGATGTTTGCTCAGCTCGGATCTCTCCTTCTCAATATCTTGCTATCCCCTTTACTTATAACCGGTTGGGGCTCCATCCCTTCCATGGGGATCTCGGGGGCTGGACTTGCAAGTTCAATTTCCATGATATTAGCTATTGTCGTTACCCTTTTATATTTCAGAAAAGCAGATGGTTATCTAAGAATTGATCTAAAAGCATGGAAAATTGATCATTCCACCATCAAAAAACTACTCGTTATCGGCGGACCCGTTGGGCTCGAGTTAACGCTAACCTTTTGCTACATTTCGCTGACGTTTTGGGCAATCAAAGATCTCTCAACGGATGTCCAAGCAGCACTCAGTATCGGTTCAAAGATAATTCAAGGACTTTCTCTACCCATGATGGCTGTTGTCTTTTCGCTTCCTGCAGTTGCAGGGCAAAACTTTGGTGCAAATAACTTAGCACGATTTAGATATGCTTTTTTTTGGGTAATGTGCTGTGTGTCAATCATTATGTTGCTCATGTCTGTTATCGCAATAAACTGCGGCCACCTGCTTGCCACTCCTTTCTCAAATGATGCAAATGTCATCGAACAAACGCAGTACTTTTTGGAGATTGTTGCATTTAACTTCATCGCCACAGGTATCGTTTATAGTTGCTCGGGAATATTTCAGGCTACAGGTAATACTTTCCCCTCTCTTATAAGCAATGCTTCCAGACTATTCACTTTTGTTTTACCTGTTATCTGGCTCGTAATTACACAACGAGTTTCCGTAGAGTTACTATGGCATCTGTCTGTGATAACTGTGGTTATTCAAGCGGCTTTAAGCTTGTATTTAGCTAGAAATCATTTAGGGCTCATTGCTAGCAAAATAAGTGCTACCGATTACTCCGTGAAGGAGGTATCGTGA
- a CDS encoding thioesterase II family protein, with protein sequence MITHKIEERINHQLSTSKWFSLLNKPNTIRKQLICFPFAGADAAVYQNWVGKLPEDVALYALQAPGRKERSHEAAIDNIHTLIEAIAPILSEATPLPSVFYGHSNGAYIAYELALALQHSGCNIVKHLFIAARKAPQYAIRKSPYHTLDDKKFIAAVNLMGGLPPALLNDIELQQLMLPTLKADFKLGETYQYESACKLDVPATVLYGTRDKAATGADMHHWETCFKQGITPKAIPGRHFFMQDSSALVLKEINAVLETLSPL encoded by the coding sequence GTGATTACCCATAAAATAGAAGAGCGCATAAACCACCAGCTTTCTACTTCTAAATGGTTTTCCTTACTCAATAAGCCTAACACCATTCGCAAACAACTCATTTGCTTTCCTTTTGCTGGCGCAGATGCAGCTGTTTACCAAAACTGGGTAGGAAAACTGCCAGAAGATGTCGCTTTATATGCTCTCCAAGCACCCGGGCGAAAGGAGCGAAGTCATGAAGCTGCCATTGATAATATTCATACCTTGATCGAAGCAATAGCACCTATTTTGAGCGAGGCAACACCACTACCCAGCGTTTTTTACGGTCATAGCAATGGCGCTTATATTGCGTATGAGCTTGCTTTAGCACTTCAACATAGCGGTTGTAATATCGTTAAACACCTGTTTATTGCAGCTAGGAAGGCACCGCAATATGCAATAAGAAAGTCCCCCTACCATACTCTTGACGATAAGAAGTTCATTGCGGCGGTAAATTTAATGGGCGGATTACCACCGGCTTTGCTCAACGATATCGAGCTGCAACAACTGATGCTGCCAACGTTAAAAGCAGACTTTAAGCTGGGAGAGACCTATCAATACGAGTCGGCTTGTAAACTCGACGTCCCTGCAACCGTGTTATATGGTACTCGGGATAAAGCAGCAACAGGGGCGGATATGCACCATTGGGAAACTTGCTTTAAACAAGGTATCACGCCTAAAGCGATACCCGGTCGGCACTT